One Bacteroidota bacterium genomic window carries:
- a CDS encoding putative Ig domain-containing protein, translating to MRTLKKIVVLAFSFLPVYTIYSQSIPNDSLYLGNTQPGNIAKVFNLQVTAGYRACERIAISRDGKEIYYGEINTYPPTALRLKCYKYENNRWNGPSVVFEGFMAPRFADNDSTLFLQDNHIYTYVSHRENSGWSTPVRMISSNLRTHYLQKTGLNNFYASSYNENSGGVGDICKVENISGNPVLVDLGIPLNSSLQENDFWIANDESYLIFSRAQTGSASDMYISFKKENGKWTNPKSLGATVNKPGAYWEYGQFISNDGKYLFFTSGGTSWGSYYTYWVRIDNLIDSLRNTNFAPYLNNPIPAQSGVPGESYSFTIPDSIFVDDDGNGSLTFSATLSNGSPLPSWLSFNPLTRTFSGTPPDAVNLSIKVTATDNSNASVSTLFGLNVVLTGLEEKEKTAPGTFDVYQNYPNPFNPSTTIKFSIPVAGRYKLSLLSTLGENVKVISDRYYDPGFHEEVLNSKGLSSGVYIYVLNGDDVKIARKLTILQ from the coding sequence ATGCGGACACTTAAAAAAATCGTGGTCCTGGCATTTTCATTTTTACCTGTTTATACCATTTATTCACAGTCGATTCCCAATGACAGCCTGTACCTTGGGAACACTCAACCCGGAAATATTGCAAAGGTTTTCAATTTGCAGGTTACTGCCGGATACAGAGCCTGTGAAAGAATAGCAATCAGCAGGGACGGCAAGGAAATCTATTACGGTGAAATAAACACATATCCACCAACGGCTCTTAGATTGAAGTGTTATAAATATGAGAACAACAGATGGAATGGACCTTCTGTGGTCTTTGAAGGATTTATGGCTCCCCGGTTTGCTGATAATGACAGTACACTTTTTTTACAGGACAATCATATTTATACATATGTCTCTCACCGGGAAAATTCAGGATGGAGTACTCCGGTCAGAATGATCTCATCAAATCTACGCACTCACTATTTGCAGAAGACCGGTCTGAATAATTTCTATGCCTCTTCGTATAACGAGAATTCCGGTGGTGTGGGCGACATCTGCAAGGTCGAAAACATTTCCGGTAACCCGGTTCTGGTGGATTTGGGTATTCCGTTGAACAGCAGTTTGCAGGAGAATGACTTCTGGATTGCCAATGATGAGTCGTATCTGATTTTCTCCAGAGCCCAGACAGGGAGTGCAAGCGATATGTATATCAGCTTCAAAAAGGAAAACGGCAAATGGACCAATCCCAAATCCCTGGGGGCAACTGTCAACAAACCCGGAGCATACTGGGAATACGGGCAATTCATCTCAAATGACGGGAAGTATCTCTTTTTCACTTCAGGGGGTACAAGCTGGGGTTCGTACTACACTTACTGGGTAAGGATCGACAATCTGATTGACAGTCTGAGGAATACAAACTTCGCACCATACCTGAACAACCCGATTCCTGCTCAATCCGGAGTCCCGGGAGAGAGTTACTCCTTCACAATTCCGGATTCAATATTTGTGGACGATGACGGAAACGGCAGTCTTACCTTTTCAGCCACTCTCTCTAATGGCAGTCCACTCCCTTCCTGGCTGTCTTTCAATCCTCTCACACGGACTTTTTCAGGCACGCCGCCCGATGCAGTCAACCTGTCGATTAAAGTAACTGCTACAGACAATTCAAATGCATCGGTTTCCACTCTTTTCGGTCTAAATGTCGTTTTGACGGGTCTTGAGGAAAAGGAGAAAACAGCCCCCGGGACATTTGATGTTTATCAAAACTATCCAAATCCGTTTAATCCTTCAACAACAATAAAGTTTTCGATCCCTGTTGCCGGCAGATACAAACTCAGTCTACTAAGTACCCTCGGAGAAAATGTAAAAGTTATTTCAGACAGATATTATGACCCCGGTTTTCACGAGGAAGTGCTCAATTCCAAAGGACTTTCAAGCGGAGTTTATATATATGTGCTCAACGGAGATGATGTGAAAATTGCCCGCAAATTAACGATTCTGCAGTGA
- a CDS encoding LytTR family DNA-binding domain-containing protein — MKILIVEDERPTAEDIQLLVNSMLKKEITSIHIETSLDSALFYLKEKPVDLLLLDLNLNSRDGFQLLQQVVSKSFHTIVISANVNRAIEAFEYGVLDFIPKPYNEERLRMAFDRLKSSHAADGHAVKFLSVKTATGIRVIPVEEISYFKSANIYTEIHLNDGHSVIHDKSIKQLVPLLPATWFRIHKSFLVDLSKISALQTSGGGKNNVLLQTGENLPVSRKVVKQLKISLGFGV, encoded by the coding sequence ATGAAAATTCTTATAGTTGAGGATGAACGACCCACCGCTGAGGACATACAACTGCTTGTCAACAGTATGTTAAAAAAGGAAATCACATCCATCCACATAGAAACCAGCCTCGACAGTGCACTGTTTTATCTGAAAGAGAAGCCGGTTGACCTTTTGCTTCTTGATTTAAACCTAAACTCAAGAGATGGATTTCAATTGCTTCAACAGGTTGTAAGCAAGTCATTTCATACCATAGTGATATCTGCAAATGTGAACAGGGCAATTGAAGCTTTCGAGTATGGCGTACTCGATTTCATTCCAAAACCTTACAATGAAGAAAGACTGCGAATGGCATTTGACAGATTAAAATCGTCTCATGCCGCAGATGGTCATGCCGTAAAATTCCTCTCGGTAAAAACCGCCACCGGGATCAGAGTCATTCCTGTTGAGGAAATCAGCTACTTCAAATCTGCAAACATTTACACAGAGATTCATTTGAATGATGGACATAGTGTAATTCACGACAAGTCAATTAAGCAACTTGTACCTCTCTTACCCGCCACCTGGTTTCGAATTCACAAATCATTTCTGGTCGATTTAAGCAAAATAAGTGCACTGCAAACATCCGGTGGAGGTAAAAACAATGTGCTCCTGCAAACCGGGGAAAATCTGCCCGTCAGTCGAAAAGTTGTTAAACAATTGAAAATCTCGCTTGGATTTGGAGTTTAA
- a CDS encoding SDR family oxidoreductase, whose translation MKVLVLGASGATGRLVLKRLLDKRIETKIMVRDPSKIPDNYRNSSFLECITGNITGLETDGYISLFTGCDAVISCLGHNITLKGVFGEPKMLVTDTLKKISEAIMTNGQEKTKLILMNTTANRNSGIGEKYGMPDRVVLSLLYRFLPPQRDNVEAASFLVNEIGSENPKFEWTVVRPDTLVDDENESGFEIHRSPVQSPVFRAGKTSRINVSSFMVSLLFDEKLWERWKFQMPVIYNKN comes from the coding sequence ATGAAAGTTCTGGTTTTAGGTGCATCCGGAGCGACAGGCAGACTTGTCTTAAAGCGACTGCTGGACAAAAGAATTGAAACAAAAATAATGGTAAGAGACCCTTCAAAAATTCCTGACAATTATCGCAACAGCAGTTTTCTCGAATGTATAACAGGCAATATAACCGGGCTTGAAACTGACGGGTACATTTCCCTCTTCACCGGCTGTGATGCCGTCATTTCCTGTCTGGGGCACAATATCACTCTGAAAGGGGTGTTCGGAGAACCTAAAATGCTTGTGACAGACACCCTGAAAAAGATCAGTGAAGCCATAATGACTAATGGACAGGAGAAGACAAAGCTGATTCTGATGAACACCACCGCAAACAGAAACAGTGGTATTGGTGAAAAATATGGCATGCCTGACAGGGTTGTGCTTTCCCTGCTTTACAGGTTCCTCCCTCCCCAAAGAGACAATGTGGAAGCTGCGTCATTTCTGGTTAATGAAATCGGGTCAGAGAATCCCAAATTTGAGTGGACAGTGGTCAGACCCGACACTTTGGTGGATGATGAGAATGAGAGCGGGTTCGAAATCCACAGGTCACCAGTTCAGAGCCCTGTTTTCAGAGCCGGGAAGACCAGCCGGATAAATGTGAGTTCGTTTATGGTCAGTCTGCTTTTCGACGAAAAACTGTGGGAGAGATGGAAGTTTCAGATGCCCGTCATTTATAATAAAAATTAA
- a CDS encoding DUF5522 domain-containing protein, giving the protein MSINNGSEIPVPHPSRLDPERYDYQRILEIHEEACRKGEPVYRDPATGYSVFTAFYHLKRGTCCNSGCRHCPYFKG; this is encoded by the coding sequence TTGAGCATAAATAACGGCTCTGAAATTCCCGTACCTCACCCTTCAAGACTCGATCCCGAAAGATACGATTATCAAAGGATACTGGAGATACATGAAGAGGCGTGCAGAAAGGGAGAACCTGTTTATCGTGATCCTGCAACAGGTTACTCGGTGTTCACTGCTTTTTATCATTTAAAGAGGGGCACCTGCTGCAACAGTGGATGCCGGCATTGCCCCTACTTTAAAGGATGA
- a CDS encoding GAF domain-containing protein → MITTETLSQLFDHSLSAVCVTQEQKFVYANEAFYSLTGITDKSEIVGKPLEAFSANPAETLPIVKNKMRESGDLIPSSYEITGKRMDGSLFPATVSASTISFEDRTATLVIVKDITAEKAAQAVLDDLSHTLIALYENTAESVILIDRDFRMKYFNKSVKTIIESIYRRSPQKGESILDYSTIDSIEEFKRNVNDAFNGIPLSKEVEIKYINGTSMWWRVAYRPIILDSGEIRYVAFTAANITEVVEARENLRLQNDRLNSLHELMNIQDLTEREIVQFAMEEVVRLTKSEVGYIHFAETQTEGEIALNLFTWSGSVEGKCLIPDVTKYPMKDAGVWADCIRTGKPAIHNHYQTMEGKHGYPEGHFPVERHLSVPVFEDGAPKLIVGVGNKRTEYTIEDTRDLQIYSTELWKVITKKRLIDELKKARELAEKAAQLKSDFLLQMSHEIRSPMNVILGSMDIIRDEIEEIGGLNLDTTFTAIENSGQRIVRTLNLILNMAELQTGNFMPHITQVDLKQVLKKLAGEYLMKCKFKGLDFAISLGEGDHHVIGDEYSLTQIFGNLMDNAIKYTNKGTVKVSSSLAPDGRLVVEVADSGIGISNEFRETVFSPFRQEDQGYGRNFEGNGLGLALVKKYCDINSAEVTFESEKNQGTKFIVKLAAASSV, encoded by the coding sequence TTGATAACCACCGAAACACTGAGTCAACTTTTTGACCACTCCCTAAGCGCAGTTTGTGTTACGCAGGAACAGAAATTTGTATATGCCAACGAGGCATTTTACAGTCTCACCGGAATTACAGATAAATCGGAAATAGTCGGAAAACCGTTGGAGGCTTTCTCTGCCAATCCCGCTGAAACCCTTCCAATTGTTAAAAACAAGATGAGAGAAAGCGGGGATCTTATACCTTCCTCATACGAAATAACAGGTAAGAGGATGGACGGTTCTTTGTTTCCGGCAACTGTCTCGGCATCCACAATCTCTTTTGAGGACAGAACAGCTACCCTTGTTATAGTGAAAGATATCACAGCAGAAAAGGCTGCTCAGGCGGTTTTGGATGACCTGTCGCATACTCTGATTGCATTGTATGAAAATACCGCAGAGTCTGTCATTCTAATTGACCGCGACTTCAGGATGAAATATTTTAATAAATCGGTAAAAACGATTATCGAAAGCATCTACCGGAGGAGTCCTCAAAAAGGAGAATCGATCCTCGACTATTCTACAATCGATTCCATCGAAGAGTTTAAAAGAAATGTGAACGATGCCTTTAATGGAATCCCGCTAAGCAAGGAAGTGGAAATAAAATATATTAATGGAACAAGCATGTGGTGGAGGGTTGCTTACAGACCGATTATATTGGATTCCGGTGAAATAAGATATGTTGCATTCACAGCAGCCAACATTACGGAAGTGGTTGAGGCAAGAGAAAATCTCAGACTTCAGAACGACAGGCTTAATTCACTCCATGAATTGATGAATATTCAGGATCTTACTGAAAGAGAAATTGTTCAATTTGCCATGGAGGAAGTGGTAAGGCTGACTAAAAGTGAGGTGGGTTATATTCACTTTGCTGAAACACAAACTGAAGGAGAAATTGCATTAAATCTTTTCACCTGGTCCGGTAGTGTTGAGGGGAAGTGTTTGATTCCCGATGTGACCAAATACCCGATGAAAGATGCAGGTGTCTGGGCGGATTGCATCAGAACAGGCAAACCGGCAATTCACAACCATTATCAAACCATGGAGGGTAAACATGGTTATCCCGAGGGACATTTCCCGGTTGAAAGGCACCTTAGTGTTCCTGTCTTTGAGGATGGAGCCCCAAAACTTATTGTAGGTGTAGGTAATAAAAGAACTGAATACACTATTGAGGATACAAGAGACCTTCAGATTTATTCCACTGAATTGTGGAAAGTTATTACAAAGAAAAGACTCATCGATGAATTGAAAAAAGCACGGGAACTTGCTGAGAAAGCTGCACAGTTAAAATCAGATTTCCTCTTACAAATGTCCCATGAAATAAGATCTCCGATGAATGTAATTCTTGGTTCCATGGATATAATCCGTGACGAGATTGAGGAAATCGGCGGCTTGAATTTGGATACAACATTCACAGCCATTGAAAATTCGGGGCAACGAATCGTGAGAACCCTGAATCTGATTCTCAACATGGCTGAGTTGCAGACAGGGAATTTTATGCCACACATAACACAAGTCGACCTGAAACAGGTTCTTAAAAAACTTGCCGGTGAGTATCTTATGAAATGCAAGTTTAAAGGACTGGATTTTGCAATCAGTCTCGGTGAAGGTGACCACCATGTCATTGGTGATGAATACAGCCTGACACAGATATTCGGCAATCTGATGGACAATGCGATTAAATACACAAACAAAGGAACCGTCAAGGTTTCTTCTTCGCTTGCCCCGGATGGCAGGCTGGTTGTTGAAGTGGCGGATTCGGGAATTGGCATCTCCAATGAATTTCGTGAAACAGTGTTTTCACCTTTCAGGCAGGAAGATCAGGGTTACGGAAGAAATTTCGAAGGGAACGGACTTGGCCTCGCACTCGTAAAGAAATACTGTGATATCAATTCGGCGGAAGTAACCTTCGAGAGTGAGAAGAATCAAGGGACAAAATTTATTGTCAAATTAGCTGCAGCATCTTCCGTTTAA
- a CDS encoding alpha/beta hydrolase, with protein MYRLSASGIAYTKTGNGRQTVVFIHGFIFDSSLWDRQVAEFQNGYTIINLDLRGFGRSTDCDGMITLENYVDDLLDLIKELGIKKPVLAGLSMGGYIALRAAERDPGNVAGLILFDTRATADSDEAKLKRAAGIRILKQGGIRVYATALMESIFSKSFKENEPDEYKGFIDRGAAVKPEGAIGALLAMMGRTNTTSFLESTDLPVLAVCGESDTLTPPAEMEGMMKNVKNGEFHIVKNAGHGTPFENPAASNELIRAFMKRFD; from the coding sequence ATGTACCGGTTATCAGCTTCGGGAATCGCATATACCAAAACAGGCAACGGCAGGCAGACTGTCGTTTTCATTCATGGATTCATTTTCGATTCCTCTCTTTGGGACAGGCAGGTCGCGGAGTTCCAAAATGGTTATACAATCATTAACCTTGACCTCAGGGGCTTCGGTCGTTCCACCGACTGTGACGGAATGATAACCCTCGAAAACTATGTTGATGACCTCCTCGATCTGATAAAGGAACTCGGGATCAAAAAACCCGTACTCGCAGGTCTCTCTATGGGAGGGTACATCGCTCTCAGAGCAGCCGAAAGAGATCCCGGAAATGTAGCAGGACTGATTCTCTTTGATACCCGTGCCACTGCCGACAGCGATGAAGCAAAGCTAAAAAGAGCCGCCGGAATCCGGATTCTAAAGCAGGGCGGCATCAGAGTCTATGCGACAGCCCTTATGGAATCGATCTTTTCGAAATCCTTTAAGGAAAACGAGCCGGACGAATACAAAGGATTTATCGACAGGGGGGCTGCAGTAAAACCTGAAGGAGCCATTGGTGCCCTTCTTGCGATGATGGGAAGAACCAACACAACTTCATTCCTTGAATCCACAGACTTGCCTGTACTGGCAGTGTGTGGTGAATCAGACACACTTACTCCTCCCGCAGAGATGGAAGGGATGATGAAAAATGTGAAAAATGGTGAATTTCACATCGTTAAAAATGCCGGACACGGTACTCCTTTTGAAAATCCGGCAGCGTCAAATGAGCTTATCAGAGCTTTTATGAAGAGGTTTGATTGA
- a CDS encoding ATP-binding protein, whose translation MEKNLEDKIKELEREILLLKIELQNTRLREIEKEKNLNSYVRDLDKAKELNLNSVFREQELKNLATSWERIVDELAHSINTDVFVAVSAMSKFLDNPKIKKANYHTRQIRDLTNLLLLYLKRNEIDYSNEFADIDIKEVIQKQVDLIKDGISTLRISSDEHEESLLKMEIPVTVSGETKIAVMEEFADAIPLLIKDLVRNAMKHTTEENPKVEVKIEEFESFVELTIFNNGAISEKLADWFNKSSLEDPENMSKSSKVGLRVVKKWVDLLKIDTRYLRDEKNDTTTVRLQFPKRISYEKN comes from the coding sequence GTGGAAAAGAATCTTGAAGACAAAATAAAAGAGCTTGAACGGGAAATCTTACTCCTTAAAATTGAACTTCAAAATACCCGTTTAAGGGAAATAGAAAAAGAAAAAAATCTAAACAGTTATGTCAGGGACCTTGACAAGGCAAAAGAATTAAACCTGAATTCCGTTTTCAGAGAACAGGAACTAAAAAACCTGGCCACCTCCTGGGAACGCATAGTTGATGAACTCGCCCACTCAATAAACACGGATGTATTCGTAGCTGTATCTGCAATGTCAAAATTTCTCGACAACCCAAAAATAAAAAAAGCGAATTATCACACCCGCCAGATTCGTGACCTTACAAATCTCCTGCTTCTTTACCTCAAACGGAATGAAATTGATTACAGTAATGAATTTGCTGATATCGATATAAAAGAGGTAATCCAAAAACAGGTAGATTTAATTAAAGATGGCATTAGTACACTGCGAATTTCTTCAGACGAGCATGAAGAATCTCTCCTAAAAATGGAAATCCCTGTAACAGTCTCCGGAGAAACCAAAATTGCCGTTATGGAAGAGTTCGCCGATGCAATTCCGTTGTTGATCAAAGACCTTGTTCGAAATGCGATGAAGCATACAACAGAGGAAAATCCAAAAGTTGAAGTTAAAATAGAAGAATTTGAATCGTTTGTTGAGTTGACAATATTTAACAATGGAGCAATTTCTGAAAAACTTGCTGACTGGTTCAATAAAAGTTCACTTGAAGACCCCGAAAACATGTCAAAATCATCAAAGGTAGGGTTGCGTGTGGTTAAAAAGTGGGTCGATCTGTTAAAGATAGATACCCGGTACCTTCGTGACGAGAAAAATGACACAACAACAGTCAGGCTTCAATTTCCAAAGAGGATAAGTTATGAAAAAAATTAG
- a CDS encoding histidine kinase, whose protein sequence is MKIAFISVFFILSLASSALFGSDDPTVRDTFNIFGVSTTALRLQEWQIAEDKDPSTPVTRLPALVWQSVKELKETERYSTGNWLLKTNLYIPDTLREQDVIGIFSFNIITAYEIYWDGDLLAQNGTRGKSRQEETAGRANFNVIVPNRFVTPGSHTVLLRISNYDTVSPWRFLYGDVVVGKYKAVLDSLFTSGRTASFMTGILLIAFLFNLFLFITRHRRTEHLLFSLFCLTVIFDYLVSQAAFLFDLSVSFIHFEYWFYQVNTLLFTTLFPAFLIYSFSLPKRTIIATVSAILLVYVFIAEMRNMFTVLSFTVLAIASIISGRALILKREGSVVIAAGILLSWGAYFLGFAFAGLASVMVICSSFSIARQFAIKEKEEKEAKLKSTLLELELLKKNINPHFVLNTLTSIIVWLRRDSASAVKLIEALAEEFRIINQVSALKQIPVTQEIDLCKAHLKIMGYRRGAEYKFETVNIDGTETVPPMIFHTLVENGLTHGFEKKINGTFILQKTKQTDSTEFILSNDGEFNTEDTKGSTGFGMRYVKSRLEESYPGKWSISSEQTDGGWETKIVIRGY, encoded by the coding sequence GTGAAAATCGCATTCATTTCGGTTTTTTTCATCTTATCTTTGGCTTCATCAGCCTTATTCGGTAGTGATGATCCAACTGTCCGAGATACTTTCAATATTTTTGGTGTTTCGACCACAGCTCTCCGGCTCCAGGAATGGCAAATAGCTGAAGATAAAGACCCCTCCACTCCGGTCACCCGCCTTCCTGCTCTGGTTTGGCAATCTGTAAAAGAATTAAAAGAGACAGAGAGATACTCGACAGGTAACTGGCTCTTGAAAACCAACCTTTACATACCAGATACGCTCCGCGAACAGGATGTCATTGGGATATTTTCTTTCAATATTATAACGGCATACGAGATTTACTGGGACGGTGACCTTTTGGCACAAAATGGGACAAGGGGAAAGAGCAGGCAGGAGGAAACAGCAGGCAGGGCAAATTTTAATGTCATCGTGCCAAACAGGTTTGTCACACCGGGAAGTCATACTGTTCTTCTTCGCATATCGAATTATGATACCGTCTCGCCGTGGAGATTTTTGTACGGGGATGTGGTGGTCGGCAAGTATAAGGCGGTACTGGATTCACTTTTTACTTCCGGCAGAACAGCATCTTTCATGACCGGAATACTTCTGATAGCATTTCTCTTTAATCTGTTCCTTTTCATCACCCGGCATCGCAGAACAGAGCACCTCCTTTTTAGTTTGTTCTGTCTGACCGTAATTTTTGATTATCTCGTATCTCAGGCAGCGTTTTTATTTGATCTGTCTGTTTCGTTTATCCATTTTGAGTACTGGTTTTATCAGGTAAATACTCTCCTGTTCACAACCCTCTTTCCCGCATTTTTGATTTATTCATTTTCACTTCCCAAACGGACAATCATAGCCACAGTTTCTGCGATTCTGCTGGTATATGTTTTTATTGCGGAGATGAGGAATATGTTCACTGTGCTTTCATTTACGGTACTTGCAATTGCGAGCATCATATCGGGCAGGGCACTAATACTGAAGAGGGAGGGAAGCGTCGTAATCGCCGCAGGTATTTTACTCTCGTGGGGAGCCTATTTCCTTGGCTTTGCTTTTGCCGGACTGGCATCAGTCATGGTGATTTGCAGCAGTTTTTCAATTGCACGGCAATTTGCAATAAAAGAAAAGGAAGAGAAGGAAGCCAAACTAAAATCAACACTTCTCGAACTCGAACTCCTCAAAAAGAACATCAACCCTCATTTTGTGTTGAATACGCTTACATCAATAATTGTCTGGCTAAGACGGGATTCCGCTTCTGCAGTTAAATTGATTGAAGCACTTGCCGAGGAGTTCAGGATTATCAATCAGGTCTCAGCATTAAAACAAATTCCGGTGACGCAGGAGATCGATTTATGCAAAGCACATCTGAAAATAATGGGCTACCGGAGGGGCGCAGAATATAAATTCGAGACTGTTAATATCGACGGGACTGAAACCGTGCCACCAATGATTTTCCATACACTTGTCGAAAACGGCTTGACACATGGTTTCGAGAAAAAAATCAACGGCACTTTTATTCTGCAAAAAACAAAACAGACTGACTCGACCGAATTCATCCTTTCAAATGATGGCGAATTTAATACGGAGGATACAAAGGGTTCCACCGGATTCGGGATGCGCTATGTAAAAAGCCGGCTTGAGGAAAGTTATCCCGGCAAGTGGAGTATTTCATCTGAACAAACAGATGGAGGCTGGGAAACAAAAATTGTAATCAGAGGCTATTGA
- a CDS encoding YifB family Mg chelatase-like AAA ATPase: MKDRINFSKVLSGATFGIDAFIVEIETHLEKAMLAFTIVGLPDNAVKESRERVTAAIKNSGIKFPGKKITINMAPADIKKEGSSFDLPIGIGILAADGLVPEQQLQNTIFLGELSLDGTLRAVKGALPLAVCARQKGITRIILPEDSAKEASIVEGVEVYGFRNFIDIFRFLTGSLSQTPVVTDTSELFGFLNKYNLDFADVKGQENVKRALEVAAAGGHNILMIGPPGSGKTMLAKRLPSILPPLSFDEALETTKIYSIAGILPKGTALITERPFRNPHHTVSDAAMVGGGSVPRPGEVSFSHFGVLFLDEFPEFRKNVIEVLRQPLEDSVVTVSRSKMTLSFPANFMLAAAMNPCPCGYYTDPSRDCHCNGNQIQKYMSKISGPLLDRIDIHIEVPAVKYKDLTSVHKGESSDAIRDRVIGARAIQQERFKDYKHIFNNADMGSREVRHFCHLDEAGAGLLKTAMTRLGLSARAYDRILKVSRTIADLEAEPHITASHVSEAIQYRTLDRELWNE; the protein is encoded by the coding sequence ATGAAAGACAGGATAAATTTTTCGAAAGTATTATCGGGAGCCACATTCGGCATCGATGCTTTTATTGTTGAAATTGAGACACATCTTGAAAAGGCGATGCTGGCATTCACTATTGTTGGCTTGCCCGACAATGCCGTGAAGGAGAGCAGAGAGAGGGTAACCGCTGCGATCAAAAACAGCGGAATTAAATTCCCCGGCAAAAAAATAACCATAAACATGGCTCCCGCCGATATCAAAAAAGAAGGGAGTTCATTCGATCTGCCCATAGGCATCGGTATTCTCGCCGCTGATGGACTGGTACCTGAACAACAGCTTCAAAACACCATTTTCCTCGGAGAATTGTCGCTTGACGGCACCCTTAGAGCAGTCAAGGGGGCATTACCTCTTGCGGTTTGTGCCCGCCAAAAGGGAATTACACGAATCATCCTGCCGGAAGACTCTGCTAAGGAAGCCTCAATTGTGGAGGGGGTGGAGGTTTACGGCTTCAGGAATTTTATCGACATCTTCAGGTTTCTGACAGGTTCTCTTTCGCAGACACCCGTTGTGACCGACACTTCCGAACTTTTTGGATTTCTCAACAAATACAATCTTGATTTTGCGGATGTAAAAGGACAGGAAAATGTAAAGCGGGCACTCGAAGTAGCAGCTGCAGGAGGACACAATATCCTGATGATCGGACCTCCCGGAAGCGGGAAAACGATGCTTGCCAAGCGGCTTCCCTCAATTCTTCCCCCTCTGTCATTCGATGAAGCGCTTGAGACCACCAAAATTTACTCCATCGCCGGGATACTCCCAAAAGGAACCGCTCTGATTACCGAAAGACCCTTCCGTAATCCGCATCATACTGTGTCAGATGCTGCGATGGTCGGAGGCGGATCTGTGCCCAGACCGGGCGAAGTCTCTTTTTCTCACTTTGGCGTTTTGTTTCTCGATGAATTTCCCGAGTTTCGTAAAAATGTAATCGAAGTGCTGCGACAACCGCTTGAAGACTCCGTCGTTACCGTTAGCAGATCAAAGATGACCCTTTCGTTTCCTGCGAACTTTATGCTTGCTGCAGCCATGAACCCCTGTCCATGTGGATATTATACCGACCCTTCCCGTGACTGCCATTGCAACGGAAACCAGATTCAAAAGTACATGAGCAAAATTTCGGGACCCCTTCTCGACAGAATCGACATCCACATTGAGGTACCTGCTGTAAAATACAAAGACCTGACTTCAGTACACAAGGGAGAAAGTTCCGATGCGATAAGGGACAGGGTTATTGGGGCAAGAGCCATTCAGCAGGAGAGATTCAAGGATTACAAACACATTTTCAATAATGCCGATATGGGAAGCCGGGAAGTGAGGCATTTCTGCCACCTTGACGAAGCAGGAGCCGGTCTGCTGAAAACCGCAATGACGCGTCTTGGGCTATCGGCGCGGGCTTATGACAGAATCCTGAAAGTGAGTCGTACCATCGCAGACCTCGAAGCGGAACCACATATTACCGCATCGCATGTTTCGGAAGCGATTCAATACAGAACATTGGACAGAGAATTGTGGAACGAATAG